The following are encoded in a window of Catharus ustulatus isolate bCatUst1 chromosome 12, bCatUst1.pri.v2, whole genome shotgun sequence genomic DNA:
- the SPG11 gene encoding spatacsin isoform X1, with product MAAAGSGAELRVLLVPRSGEPPGWPRDAARARLSRARDALGTLLLPGGIWLEALGPGRARGSVLRGAWADFMWDSTEDGGLQSNKTKLLALAQSHDLFVYEFSVKDGKHNPSSLHSCKEETLRELLEAKNISLPSISSVKILSFGNNKCKLLLNQFILVHLSFAGGDSPPVSCDCFPLAVPPEAVGRITDCHCCRGILFLLDSAGWIYIFGCSDGAPLGKVSVALGAGQGQGPAPVSPLAGLAVSPDLSTAVVTSSSHCALAVQLNTYFRQFPEHLLCRRDPEKLPVKPPEGVDEDELASSEHSMELLSQPFHTDRSWKAHLSSLWDRVRRRRAPASPDLVNDLNLPWYQFFSHLEEHDPAVCEDPENMVAFVPRAVTRALQSQGAAPGAAGQHWAQIPVGAAQDLVKLQCRLVTGAAAVFELLAQDTGLALALWDFESQDVRSSHFGRSSVFVECSAEVPLCLLLTERGLSLVLFGVSQEEFLSRLMMFGSAGAVDAVCHLNGWERCSIPIHALEAGLENHQLDTVDLFLKSKESVFSLSAACPASEHPGDGSSLSYLRNLEELRPALNLLCSAIQDNDLEPHSKQFSEQLLNLTLAFLTRQLEEIFVHTEEPDEFLQKAAEILTDYIIKLRKFLRKYPRPPLAPGPTGADLDEDLPEIEESQKWEKLTPEEVIAEAILSNKIPEAQIFFRRLQHPAESLQEFLQTGLNLAYDCLLRGSTREASELLRNMGLDVKQELHKICFHTEDRHVRELLVKVLQEENYFSEKEKKMIDFVHQVESCYSESFQENKETQSLPRFSCRREQQAVPVQLGCSRSLRLVLDWAHWWDELVQEMILLPRKPRQELRSCSAEALWMHLTAQHDWVSICSWIEQSEPSQAAWPPVSPDIVDRSTLCSTYMRQDILNKLARKGIFVRSELEDFELLLQRLSCLGGVLQNPHPVPKYSTASGLDFHGQFVLHCLEHSLHYLLYTYLDYYSLTPSSCPVLDDKELQEAHPWFEFLVQCRGVASNPRDPKMIFQASLANAQMLIPSSQGGVSSILLEGRTLLALATTVYGPGGIDQVLQNEDTEKPLKKVDPQLLKMALSPYPKLKAALFPSCTAHGILPPDISLYHLLQSLMPFDPTKLFGWQSTNTLAVSDGCSELPHFSSPELVSRHAVLESLDFLFYLQHARPAFAFGTFLGQQLARSKSPRQLVQQAAQQAQALALSSLAVPSVAAACVCFLELLGLDSLRLRVALAAARRISSHSTRSEASLHRDSLVEKFTKLAEGEKAAAAAVLTSLEEAFWDAIEQQGIKRTCSGSRRQWALVMQFCQLHGLELSTSFLRECARSNEWLQFLLQAQLYGHQPAQVLPLLQDFPAVVQDHLGLALGRLLSAEPGAAGRGCAGSLFQVLLQCQESPSPCWDLLNEGLRAQAPILSVLAACCPGANLISCLCVWILTSVDEATRAEVTSHSPSWPQSPQWDLQDLAVIWKVFLRKQKSKTLLRGFQLFLKDSPLLHILEMYELCMNWKKYDQAKTKLDKFQESLTQLAAAGAAPEVPLPWVESQALFVLQLMLQQCHTQYELGKLLQLLAAAQNLLLDGPYVRRLCALSEALRDSSIPISPSILSPCSLQAFQGECSSILQQLQEQGLFSLAREVAALAELPVDSVVTHEVLRDLHHLRDTGQWHQTQTRAEFWKKCNDTFTKHCICSRAAAAFFFHQAKHVWEAPGQEKTTSSMERQLLLTLAGHWLAQEPGVAVQELEEVEKQIWLCRIARQVLAAEGSGQSPCPSPANLGTELSFASLAQQFSFAKLPALNTARLCRLEALAQGEPQTALGAAERAALAALVGTLLDEGSVHEATRACHYFQLWHRDVSLVLHCRALASGEAGLEQLQPEVQAVLGRAGPAEGSASAGSLEDWTPLGCGDDAVVAALKALAEECVHGRGYCRQVLCLYELAQELGCSFGEVSARDPQEVLGAILARRGPERGRRAQAFISCQGLSPATVAPLLAQQITQELLASAQGKGQKQLWNPAVESQALLQLAKLCQDHTLVGMKLLDKISSVPRGELSCITELLILAHSCFSLTCHMEGITRVLQAARLLTEEHLAPREEYGLLVRLLTGIGRYNDMSYIFELLHHKQHFEVLMRKKLDPSGTLKAALLDYTKRCRPGDSEKHNMIALCFSMCREIGQNHEAAACTQLRLIGSQPWEESLQDVANLKKLLLKALTLFIDAAESYSKDSCVRQALRCRRLTRLITLQLHFLGSGQSTRIINLGRQDLPGAILALPRFYQAAIVAEAYEFQPDWAEVLFQQVITRGDFLYLEEFQQQQPLRPGLFQEVANKVKQQQPCAEAALRNLKRFLSHCEDIYTCYRLAYEHKFYDVVNSLLKDPQTGCCLNDLLAS from the exons ATGGCGgcggccgggagcggggcggaGCTGCGTGTGCTGCTGGTGCCCCGCTCGGGGGAGCCGCCGGGATGGCCGCGGGACGCGGCGCGGGCGCggctgagcagagcccgggatgctctgggcaccctcctGCTCCCCGGGGGGATCTGGCTGGAGGCgctggggccgggccgggcccggggcagCGTCCTGAGGGGAGCCTGGGCTGA CTTCATGTGGGACAGCACAGAAGATGGTGGTTTGCAGTCAAACAAGACAAAACTCCTGGCTCTTGCCCAAAGCCACGACCTGTTTGTCTATGAATTCAGTGTGAAAGATGGAAAACACAACCCCAGTTCCCTGCACAGCTGTAAGGAAGAGACACTTAGAGAGCTCCTTGAAGCTAAAAACATAA GTCTGCCTTCAATTTCCTCTGTGAAGATTCTCTCTTTTGGAAACAACAAGTGCAAGCTTCTGCTCAACCAGTTTATCCTTGTGCACCTGAGCTTTGCTGGGGGGGACTCACCCCCAGTGAGCTGTGACTGCTtccccctggctgtgcctccagAAGCTGTGGGGAGAATCACagactgccactgctgcaggggGATCCTGTTCCTGTTGGACAGTGCTGGCTGGATCT ACATATTTGGCTGCTCTGATGGTGCCCCCTTAGGGAAGGTCAGTGtggccctgggagctgggcaggggcagggcccagcccctgtgtcccccctggctggcctggcagtgtcccctgacCTCAGCACGGCCGTGGtgaccagcagcagccactgtgccctggctgtgcagctcaACACCTACTTCAG ACAGTTCCCTGAGCATTTGCTCTGTAGGAGAGACCCTGAAAAGCTGCCGGTGAAGCCCCCAGAGGGTGTGGATGAGGATGAGCTggccagctctgagcacagcatggagctgctgtcccagcctttCCACACTGACAG gTCCTGGAAGGCACACTTATCCTCACTGTGGGACAGagtgaggaggagaagagcaCCAGCTTCTCCAGATTTGGTGAACGACTTGAATTTGCCCTGGTATCAGTTTTTTAGCCACCTTGAAGAGCACGACCCTGCAGTCTGTGAGGATCCAGAGAACATGGTGGCCTTTGTTCCCCGGGCTGTTACACgggccctgcagagccagggtgcagcccctggggctgcaggacagcacTGGGCACAGATCCCcgtgggagcagcccaggattTGGTGAAGCTGCAGTGCAGGCTGGTgactggagctgcagctgtgtttgagctgctggcacaggacacGGGGCTGGCTCTGGCGCTCTGGGATTTTGAGTCGCAGGATGTGAGGAGTTCCCACTTTGGCAGGAGCAGTGTCTTTGTGGAGTGCAGTGCAGAGGTGCCTCTGTGTCTGCTGCTAACAG AGCGTGGTCTGTCCCTGGTGCTGTTTGGTGTGAGCCAGGAGGAGTTCCTGAGCAGGCTGATGATGTTTGGCAGCGCTGGGGCGGTGGATGCCGTGTGCCACCTCAATGGctgggagaggtgctccatccccatccacgCCCTGGAG GCAGGTTTGGAAAATCACCAGCTGGACACAGTGGACTTGTTTCTGAAGAGCAaagaaagtgttttcagtctgtctgcagcctgccctgcttCTGAGCACCCTGGGGATGGCTCCTCCCTCTCTTACCTGAGAA ATCTGGAGGAGCTCAGGCCAGCTTTGAACTTGCTGTGCTCAGCAATCCAAGACAATGACCTGGAGCCCCACAGCAAGCAGttctctgagcagctgctgaacCTCACCCTGGCTTTCCTCACCAGGCAGCTGGAGGAAATCTTTGTGCACACAGAGG AACCTGATGAATTCCTGCAGAAGGCTGCAGAGATTTTAACTGATTACATCATTAAACTGAGAAAGTTCCTGAGGAAATACCCTCGCCCACCCCTGGCTCCAGGGCCCACGGGAGCTGACCTGGATGAAGACCTGCCTGAGATAGAGGAGAGccagaaatgggaaaagctgACCCCAGAG GAAGTCATTGCTGAGGCCATCCTAAGCAACAAAATCCCAGAGGCCCAGATCTTCTTCAGAAGGCTCCAGCACCCTGCTGAGAGCCTGCAGGAGTTTCTGCAGACAGGTTTGAACCTGGCCTATGACTGCCTGCTgaggggcagcaccagggaggcctcagagctgctcaggaacATG GGCTTGGATgtgaagcaggagctgcacaagaTCTGCTTCCACACCGAGGACAGACACGTCAGGGAGCTCCTG gtGAAAGTcttacaagaagaaaattatttttctgagaaagagaagaaaatgataGACTTTGTGCATCAGGTTGAAAGCTGCTACTCAGAGTCCttccaggaaaataaagagaCTCAGTCTCTTCCCAG gttcagctgcaggagggagcagcaggcagtgccggtgcagctgggctgcagcaggagcctcaGGCTGGTGCTGGACTGGGCTCACTGGTGGGATGAGCTGGTGCAGGAGATGATTCTGCTCCCCAGGAAACCACGGCAAG AactgaggagctgcagtgctgaggctCTCTGGATGCACCTGACAGCCCAGCATGACTGGGTCAGTATTTGTTCCTGGATTGAGCAgtcagagcccagccaggctgcctgGCCCCCCGTGAGCCCTGACATCgtggacaggagcactctgtgcAGCACCTACATGAGACAGGACATCCTGAACAAGCTGGCCAG AAAGGGAATTTTTGTCCGCTCTGAGCTGGAAGATTTtgagctcctgctccagaggTTGTCGTGCCTGGGGGGTGTCCTGCAGAATCCTCACCCTGTTCCAAAATACAGCACTGCCAGTGGCCTGGACTTCCATGGGCAGTTTGTGCTGCactgcctggagcacagcctgcaCTACCTGCTCTACACTTACCTGGACTATTACAG CCTGACCCCTTCaagctgccctgtgctggatgacaaggagctgcaggaagcacaCCCCTGGTTTGAGTTCCTGGTGCAGTGCCGAGGCGTTGCCAGCAACCCCCGAG ATCCCAAGATGATTTTCCAGGCCAGCCTGGCCAATGCTCAGATGCTgatccccagcagccagggggGTGTGAGCAGCAtcctgctggagggcaggaccctgctggccctggccacCACAGTCTATGGGCCTGGGGGCATTGACCAG GTCCTTCAGAACGAAGACACAGAAAAACCTCTCAAGAAAGTTGATCCCCAGCTCTTGAAGATGGCCTTGAGCCCTTACCCCAAGCTCAAGGCTGCTCTgtttccctcctgcactgctcatgGGATTTTGCCTCCTGACATCTCTCTGTACCACCTTCTGCAG TCATTAATGCCCTTTGATCCCACGAAATTGTTTGGCTGGCAGTCAACAAACACTCTTGCTGTGTCAG ATGGCTGCAGTGAGCTGCCCCACTTCTCCAGCCCCGAGCTGGTGAGCAGGCACGCCGTGCTGGAGAGCCTGGATTTCCTGTTCTACCTGCAGCACGCGCGCCCCGCCTTCGCCTTCGGCACCTtcctgggccagcagctggCCAGGAGCAAGAGCCCCAGGCAACT GGTGcagcaggcagctcagcaggcccaggctctggctctgtcctccctggctgtcccctcggtggctgcagcctgtgtttgcttcctggagctgctggggctggacaGCCTCCGCCTGCGCGTggccctggcagctgccaggaggATTTCCAGCCACAGCACGAGGAGTGAGGCCTCTCTGCACAGGGACTCCCTGG TTGAGAAGTTCACAAAGTTGGCTGAGggtgagaaagcagcagcagcagcagttctgacCTCCTTGGAAGAGGCTTTCTGGGATGCCATTGAGCAGCAAGGAATAAAGAG GACCTGCAGTGGCTCCAGGAGGCAGTGGGCCTTGGTGATGCAGTTCTGCCAGctgcatggcctggagctgagCACCTCCTTCCTCAGGGAATGTGCCAGATCCAACGAGTGGCTGCAGTTCCTCCTCCAGGCCCAGCTCTACGGCCACCAgccagcccag gtccttcccctcctgcaggATTTCCCTGCTGTGGTCCAGGATCAcctggggctggccctgggcaggctgctgagtgctgagcctggtgctgctggcaggggctgtgcagggagcctgttccaggtgctgctgcagtgccaggagagccccagcccctgctgggacCTGCTGAACGAGGGGCTCCGTGCTCAGGCCCCCATCCTCAGCGTGCTGGCAGCCTGCTGCCCT GGTGCAAACCTCATCTCCTGCCTCTGTGTTTGGATCCTCACATCTGTGGACGAGGCCACCAGGGCTGAGGTGACCTCCCACAGCCCGAGCTGGCCACAGAGCCCCCAGTGGGACCTGCAGGACCTTGCTGTCATCTGGAAAGTCTTCTTGAGGAAGCAAAAGAGTAAAACACTTCTCCGTGGCTTCCAGCTCTTTTTAAAG GATTCCCCTTTGCTGCACATCCTGGAGATGTATGAACTGTGCATGAACTGGAAAAAGTACGACCAAGCGAAAACCAAGCTGGACAAATTTCAGGAAAGCCTCACCCAA ctggcagctgcaggagcagcccccgAGGTGCCGCTGCCCTGGGTGGAGTCGCAGGCGCTGTTCGTCCTGcagctgatgctgcagcagtgccacactCAGTACGAGCTGGGcaagctcctgcagctcctggctgcagcacagaaccTCCTGCTGGATG GTCCCTACGTGAGGAGGCTCTGTGCCCTCAGCGAGGCCCTGAGGGACTCCTCCATCCCCATCAGCCCCTCCAtcctgagcccctgcagcctgcaggCGTTCCAGGGCGAgtgcagctccatcctgcagcagctgcaggagcaggggctgttcagcctggctCGGGAGgtggcagccctggctgagctgcccGTGGACAGCGTTGTCACACACGAG GTTCTGAGAGACCTCCATCATTTAAGAGACACTGGACAGTGGCATCAAACCCAGACAAGAGCTGAGTTCTGGAAAAAGTGCAACGACACCTTCACCAAACATTGCATCTGCAGCCGAGCCGCGGCCGCGTTCTTCTTCCACCAGGCCAAGCACGTGTGGGAGGCCCCGGGGCAGGAGAAGACAACCAGCAGCAtggagaggcagctgctgctcaccctgGCTGGGCACTGGCTGGCCCAGGAGCCCGGGGTGGccgtgcaggagctggaggaggtggaGAAGCAGATCTGGCTGTGCCGCATCGCCCGGCAGGTGCTGGCGGCCGAGGGCTCGGGGCAGAGCccgtgtcccagccctgccaacctggggacagagctgtcctttgccagcctggctcagcagtTCTCCTTTGCCAAGCTGCCAGCCCTGAACACggccaggctctgcaggctggaggCTCTGGCTCAGGGGGAGCCCCAGACGGCGCTGGGGGCCGCAGAGCGGGCAGCGCTGGCCGCGCTCGTGGGGACCCTGCTGGACGAGGGCAGCGTGCACGAGGCCACCCGGGCCTGCCACTACTtccagctgtggcacagggacgtgtccctggtgctgcactgcagggcccTGGCCTCGGGGGAGGccgggctggagcagctgcagcccgaggtgcaggctgtgctgggcagagcgGGGCCGGCCGAGGGCAGCGCCAGCG CAGGCAGCCTGGAGGACTGGAcccccctgggctgtggggatgaCGCCGTGGTGGCAGCACTGAAGGCTCTGGCAGAGGAAtgtgtccatggcaggggctaCTGCAGGCAGGTGCTGTGCCTGTACGAGCTGGCCCAg gagctgggctgctcctttGGGGAGGTGTCAGCTCGGGACccccaggaggtgctgggggcCATCCTGGCGCGCCGGGGGCCGGAGCGTGGCCGCAGAGCCCAGGCCTTCATCAGCTGCCAGGGACTGTCCCCTGCCACTGTGGCACCCCTGCTGGCCCAGCAGAtcacccaggagctgctggcctcAGCCCAGGGCAAAG GGCAGAAGCAGCTTTGGAACCCTGCAGTGGAGAGccaggccctgctgcagcttgccaagctgtgccaggaccaCACCTTGGTTGGGATGAAGCTGCTGGATAAAATCTCCTCTGTGCCCCGTGGGGAGCTGTCCTGCA tcacagagctgctgatcCTGGCCCACAGCTGCTTCAGCCTGACGTGCCACATGGAGGGGATCACGCGGGTGCTGCAGGCGGCTCGGCTGCTCACCGAGGAGCACCTGGCTCCCAGGGAGGAGTACGGGCTgctg GTGCGCCTGCTGACGGGCATTGGCAGGTACAATGACATGAGCTACATCTTTGAGCTGCTGCACCACAAACAGCACTTCGAGGTGCTCATGAGGAAGAAGCTGGACCCG AGTGGGACGCTGAAGGCAGCCCTGCTGGACTACACCAAGCGCTGCCGGCCCGGGGACAGCGAGAAGCACAACATGATCGCCCTGTGCTTCAGCATGTGCAGAGAGATCGGCCAGAACCACgaggctgctgcctgcacacagctcagGCTCATCgggagccagccctggg